The Bacillus spongiae genomic interval ACTTCTATTTTCTTCATTTTAGTTATTATCCGTACGAATAAAAAAGATTGGATTTTAGAATGTAAATTCAAAATCCAACCTTCCTTGTTCGTACGAGCTTTGTACAAATTGATTCCTTCAATGGACTTTATAGAACACTTTCCACTATAGTCGAGAGAGGTTTAAGCCCTTTTTCTAATATTAAAATTATCAGTTAATAAAAGCCAATTTTGCGGGAAGGATAGACCTAATTTCCAATACATAATTCCACGAACTCCAGTTTGTTTAATTAAATTAAACTTCGCTTGGATGCTTCTAGCATCTTCAAACCATACTTCATGTAGGGCTCCTCCGTCATCAAAATATCGGAAAAACGGTGCTTGTGCCTGATAATCATATTCGATTTGAGCATTCCTTTCGATGGCAATTTCTACCGCTCGTTGAGGACTTACTGCTTTGGCTGGAGCCCCTCCCTCAGGTGGAAACGGAGCACTCCAATCATATCCGTATAAATTCTGTCCCATAAAAATTTTAGATGGGGGCATTACACTTGTCGCATATTCGAGAACGTCTCGTACAGGACCGATAGGACTAATCGCTTGCGGAGCACTTTGCATGTACCCCCATTCATATGTCATGAGTGCCGTAAAATCAAGGATATTTCCTTGAGCCACATAATCATGCGCGCCAAATATACCGGTTGTTGCATTATTTGTTTTTGGCCCAATCGCTGTGGATATCATCAGTCCGGCAGCCTTAAACTGATCTCTAGCCTTACGAAGGAAGTTATTATATAACTCACGATCCTCTGGATTTAATAATTCAAAGTCAAAATGAATATCTTTATAACCAACTTCATTTGCAATCTGAATGAGGTTCCTAAATAACTGGTTTTGAGCAGATTCATCGTTAAACAAAGCATTAGCTAGATCCGCACTAAACTGAAATTCTTCTAGATTACTCACAACAAGCGTGTTAATAACGCCACTTGATGCAGCAATTTCCGGGATGTTAGCAATCGGTGGCGCATCAAGCGATCCATTGCGATTCGCACGATAGCTGAACATGGCGAGAAACGTAAGAGAATCAACGGTATTCGTAACATCATTAATCATCGTTTGACTTACAGGGTCTCTAGGTTCGACATAAATCAATGCATCAATCGTTGGTTTTGGTTGTGGTGGAATATAAAGACGAAGCCCCACTTGAAGAGGGGAAGTAAGTTGTAACCCGTTTATTTGAGCAAGTTCATTTACCGATATACCATACATACGTGCAATGATGTCTAATGATTGACCTGATTGAACCCAATGAAAACGACCGACAATAGGAATGACGAGAGCTTGCCCTATGACAAGACGTGAAGGATCAGAAAGTTCATTTGCTTGTGCGATGGTTTGATAGGAAACACCGTAAGCTTGAGAAATGCCATACAAACTTTGTCCGCCTTGAACAACATGAATTTGCAAAATAACCCCAACCTTTCTTGTGATAACTCACGATTCTATTTTGACCATAAGAATATGGAGCTT includes:
- a CDS encoding LysM peptidoglycan-binding domain-containing protein, which translates into the protein MQIHVVQGGQSLYGISQAYGVSYQTIAQANELSDPSRLVIGQALVIPIVGRFHWVQSGQSLDIIARMYGISVNELAQINGLQLTSPLQVGLRLYIPPQPKPTIDALIYVEPRDPVSQTMINDVTNTVDSLTFLAMFSYRANRNGSLDAPPIANIPEIAASSGVINTLVVSNLEEFQFSADLANALFNDESAQNQLFRNLIQIANEVGYKDIHFDFELLNPEDRELYNNFLRKARDQFKAAGLMISTAIGPKTNNATTGIFGAHDYVAQGNILDFTALMTYEWGYMQSAPQAISPIGPVRDVLEYATSVMPPSKIFMGQNLYGYDWSAPFPPEGGAPAKAVSPQRAVEIAIERNAQIEYDYQAQAPFFRYFDDGGALHEVWFEDARSIQAKFNLIKQTGVRGIMYWKLGLSFPQNWLLLTDNFNIRKRA